One genomic window of Cottoperca gobio chromosome 10, fCotGob3.1, whole genome shotgun sequence includes the following:
- the pcdh12 gene encoding protocadherin-12 isoform X2: MLLALLLVLSLCSNARSSEPSSITIQYRVWEEQPTGTRVGRLVDDLRQRDEGGSLEDFQVVEHGKALPFSVSTRDGVVSTQGRLDREDLCRGSDLCELAFSVLYRKSGAVNCLRVRVEVMDLNDHSPNFPSTLQEVEISETAGLRMRIPLDRAIDPDAGPNSLQTYSLSVNQHFALDVTVAPGGTKQAELVVIKELDREVHATFDLTLVAWDKGNPPRSGSTLVRVNIQDSNDNSPVFEDSTPTVELSEDTARGTTIINLKATDPDQGANGEVEYSLSKHTHQDVQRLFFVDPKTGAVSLKAPLDYEAQASYEVIIQARDNGPNAIPTHCKLHVKLRDVNDNAPRIHMTWTPPNSPVSTVLEGALEDTFLALVMVSDADSGENGKVRAQIQQGSGPFRLKRIHGDNYMIVTNGSLDREVVMQYNITLLAQDYGDPPLSCVKHLYVHVLDENDNAPMFSTSLYKASFKENNMAGYHALKVEAHDVDLEFSGRVSYFIRNPNEVETSPLSFSIHPTSGVISVQHPLDYEESHSYNLMVEAVDQGHPPLTSTASVQIDIQDVNDNYPVIKEPKPRNGVASLSVPVNTDKGEIVTELGNEVEEGSTPLPINHLVREGFVGFLASTIKAEDPDSGRNGQLSYLIADENPYGLFWLDQATGQLFVNTTNATELIGKTFKVNIAVSDMGSPSLATKATLEVTFINLKDHLKNSSPGNRGQLSFTMMMAICLGATCLLLLLAIALVTTFCRPEKRDSRAYNCRQAESTYTRHPRRPQKNIRKSDIQLIPVIRGRKDDPPEDDSEAQPLAPPPMMSDDQQTERQYTLTPSVMNTSFHSQGYQEVDATQPATHHCRTLRKPGNIELDGTLPLTPATSYRTLRKARNPSSSSSLSQTSTLKRQTHAVGEEVESLSSSQATLRRPRTSEGRGGPDAEHRQMLRNLVRLSMAAFGDSIELSSASPEVQISQLLSLLRQGQLQPRPNFRGNKYSHRNGRYGGQDCSDWQSTKDSGHGESEAGDVDWEPGRDSPIDPQLEEGLNNLLNNADDVFSEVNDPAWMARLSLPLTGDYHDNVFVPTGPPSPESELLPRDALDSSSFSTFGKTSESDGALGGALLSEVSTLFEMLMTQKADAHPGPRPDVLYRLSAAYRRSLGMDGTATAATAAAPRHSGNTEKRSGLAAPSGLYQ, encoded by the exons ATGCTGCTGGCTCTGCTTCTGGTTCTGAGTCTTTGCTCTAACGCTCGCTCCTCCGAGCCGTCATCGATAACTATCCAGTACCGGGTTTGGGAGGAGCAGCCGACGGGAACTCGGGTCGGCCGTCTGGTCGATGACCTCCGGCAGAGGGACGAAGGCGGTTCTCTGGAGGATTTCCAGGTGGTGGAGCACGGAAAAGCCCTTCCCTTCTCCGTCAGCACTCGAGACGGGGTCGTCTCCACCCAGGGTCGGCTGGACAGGGAGGATCTGTGCCGTGGGTCGGATCTGTGCGAGCTGGCCTTCAGCGTCCTCTACAGGAAAAGTGGTGCCGTGAACTGTTTGCGGGTACGTGTGGAGGTGATGGACCTGAATGACCACAGTCCCAACTTCCCCAGCACGCTGCAGGAAGTGGAGATCTCAGAGACGGCTGGCCTCAGAATGCGAATCCCTTTGGACCGGGCCATTGATCCTGACGCAGGGCCTAATAGCCTCCAAACCTACTCGCTGTCCGTCAACCAACACTTTGCTCTGGATGTGACAGTCGCACCAGGAGGGACAAAGCAGGCAGAGCTGGTGGTGATCAAAGAACTGGACAGGGAGGTTCATGCCACATTTGACCTTACCCTGGTTGCATGGGATAAAGGGAATCCCCCCAGGTCCGGGAGCACATTGGTACGTGTTAATATTCAGGATTCAAATGATAACAGCCCTGTGTTTGAGGACAGCACTCCCACTGTGGAGCTATCTGAGGACACAGCCCGTGGGACAACCATCATCAACCTCAAGGCCACTGACCCAGACCAGGGTGCCAATGGGGAAGTGGAATATTCCCTCAGTAAGCACACACATCAAGATGTTCAGAGGCTCTTCTTTGTGGATCCAAAAACTGGAGCTGTGAGTCTCAAAGCACCTCTGGACTATGAGGCCCAGGCCTCTTATGAAGTAATCATACAGGCCCGTGATAACGGGCCAAATGCGATCCCCACGCACTGCAAACTGCACGTCAAGCTTAGAGATGTAAACGATAATGCACCAAGGATACACATGACCTGGACCCCACCCAACTCACCTGTGTCGACTGTGCTGGAAGGAGCACTCGAGGACACCTTCCTTGCTCTGGTGATGGTCTCTGATGCAGATTCAGGAGAAAATGGCAAAGTGAGAGCACAAATTCAGCAAGGATCTGGCCCTTTTCGCCTTAAACGTATCCACGGTGACAATTACATGATTGTAACAAATGGCAGTCTGGATCGAGAAGTGGTAATGCAGTATAATATCACTCTCCTCGCCCAGGATTATGGAGATCCCCCCCTCTCTTGTGTTAAACACCTGTATGTCCATGTTCTGGATGAGAACGACAATGCCCCGATGTTCTCCACCTCCCTCTATAAGGCCTCCTTCAAGGAGAACAACATGGCAGGCTACCACGCTCTCAAAGTTGAAGCCCATGATGTCGACTTGGAGTTCAGCGGCAGAGTTTCCTACTTCATACGCAACCCCAATGAAGTGGAAACTAGCCCACTGTCTTTCTCCATCCACCCGACCAGTGGTGTCATAAGTGTCCAGCATCCTTTAGACTACGAGGAATCCCACAGCTATAATTTAATGGTGGAGGCCGTTGACCAGGGTCATCCGCCTCTCACCAGCACGGCCTCTGTGCAAATCGACATTCAGGATGTGAACGACAACTACCCAGTCATCAAAGAGCCAAAACCCAGAAACGGTGTGGCTTCTCTAAGTGTACCTGTCAATACAGACAAGGGGGAGATTGTGACCGAGCTTGGGAATGAAGTGGAAGAGGGATCCACCCCTTTGCCAATCAATCACTTAGTCAGAGAGGGATTTGTTGGATTCCTTGCATCCACCATAAAGGCTGAAGACCCAGACTCGGGTCGGAATGGACAACTCAGCTACCTCATCGCTGATGAAAACCCTTATGGACTGTTCTGGTTGGATCAGGCAACAGGCCAGCTGTTTGTTAACACCACCAATGCTACTGAGCTAATTGGGAAAACCTTTAAGGTGAACATTGCTGTGTCTGACATGGGCAGTCCCAGCTTGGCCACCAAGGCGACTCTGGAGGTGACTTTCATCAATCTCAAGGATCATCTGAAGAACTCGTCACCTGGTAACCGCGGACAGCTCAGCTTCACCATGATGATGGCGATCTGCCTGGGGGCCACCTGCCTGCTGCTTCTGTTGGCCATCGCTTTGGTCACAACGTTCTGCCGCCCAGAGAAAAGGGACAGCCGGGCTTACAACTGCAGACAGGCCGAGTCAACCTACACCCGCCACCCGCGACGCCCACAGAAGAACATCAGGAAGTCTGACATCCAGCTAATTCCTGTCATCAGAGGGCGAAAGGATGACCCTCCTGAGGATGATAGTGAAGCCCAGCCACTGGCCCCGCCTCCAATGATGTCAGACGATCAACAAACTGAGAGGCAGTATACCTTAACGCCATCAGTCATGAACACAAGCTTCCATTCCCAAGGCTATCAGGAAGTGGATGCCACTCAACCTGCCACCCACCACTGCAGAACGCTTCGCAAACCTGGAAACATAGAGCTTGATGGCACGTTGCCTCTGACGCCCGCTACGTCATACCGGACTCTTCGGAAAGCCAGGAACCCTTCATCATCTTCCTCGCTCTCACAAACGAGCACCTTGAAGCGGCAGACTCACGCTGTAGGGGAGGAGGTGGAATCGTTAAGTTCATCCCAGGCGACTCTCAGGAGGCCGAGGACATCCGAAGGACGAGGGGGCCCCGACGCAGAACATCGGCAGATGCTTCGAAACCTGGTTCGACTGTCCATGGCTGCGTTTGGAGACTCCATCGAGCTTTCTTCAGCTTCCCCTGAAGTGCAG ATCtcccagctcctctctctcctccggcAGGGTCAGCTGCAGCCCAGGCCCAACTTCAGAGGGAACAAATACTCTCATCGCAACGGCAG ATATGGCGGTCAGGACTGTTCTGATTGGCAGAGCACCAAAGACAGCGGACACGGTGAGAGCGAGGCCGGAGATGTGGACTGggaaccaggaagagactcgcCCATAGACccacagctggaggagggaCTCAACAACCTGCTCAACaatgcag ATGACGTCTTCTCGGAGGTCAACGACCCGGCCTGGATGGCCCGTCTCTCTCTGCCACTCACCGGTGATTACCACGACAACGTTTTTGTCCCCACTGGGCCTCCGTCCCCTGAAAGTGAGCTCCTTCCCCGGGACGCCCTGGACTCCTCGTCCTTCTCCACCTTTG GTAAAACTTCAGAGAGCGATGGCGCGCTGGGCGGGGCCCTCCTGTCTGAGGTCAGCACGCTGTTTGAGATGCTGATGACGCAGAAGGCCGACGCCCACCCCGGCCCGCGGCCCGACGTCCTGTACCGACTCTCTGCAGCGTACCGCCGCTCGCTGGGCATGGACGGCACCGCCACGGCCGCCACGGCCGCCGCACCAAGGCACTCTGGGAACACTGAGAAGAGGTCGGGCCTTGCCGCACCCTCAGGACTTTATCAATGA
- the pcdh12 gene encoding protocadherin-12 isoform X1, with the protein MLLALLLVLSLCSNARSSEPSSITIQYRVWEEQPTGTRVGRLVDDLRQRDEGGSLEDFQVVEHGKALPFSVSTRDGVVSTQGRLDREDLCRGSDLCELAFSVLYRKSGAVNCLRVRVEVMDLNDHSPNFPSTLQEVEISETAGLRMRIPLDRAIDPDAGPNSLQTYSLSVNQHFALDVTVAPGGTKQAELVVIKELDREVHATFDLTLVAWDKGNPPRSGSTLVRVNIQDSNDNSPVFEDSTPTVELSEDTARGTTIINLKATDPDQGANGEVEYSLSKHTHQDVQRLFFVDPKTGAVSLKAPLDYEAQASYEVIIQARDNGPNAIPTHCKLHVKLRDVNDNAPRIHMTWTPPNSPVSTVLEGALEDTFLALVMVSDADSGENGKVRAQIQQGSGPFRLKRIHGDNYMIVTNGSLDREVVMQYNITLLAQDYGDPPLSCVKHLYVHVLDENDNAPMFSTSLYKASFKENNMAGYHALKVEAHDVDLEFSGRVSYFIRNPNEVETSPLSFSIHPTSGVISVQHPLDYEESHSYNLMVEAVDQGHPPLTSTASVQIDIQDVNDNYPVIKEPKPRNGVASLSVPVNTDKGEIVTELGNEVEEGSTPLPINHLVREGFVGFLASTIKAEDPDSGRNGQLSYLIADENPYGLFWLDQATGQLFVNTTNATELIGKTFKVNIAVSDMGSPSLATKATLEVTFINLKDHLKNSSPGNRGQLSFTMMMAICLGATCLLLLLAIALVTTFCRPEKRDSRAYNCRQAESTYTRHPRRPQKNIRKSDIQLIPVIRGRKDDPPEDDSEAQPLAPPPMMSDDQQTERQYTLTPSVMNTSFHSQGYQEVDATQPATHHCRTLRKPGNIELDGTLPLTPATSYRTLRKARNPSSSSSLSQTSTLKRQTHAVGEEVESLSSSQATLRRPRTSEGRGGPDAEHRQMLRNLVRLSMAAFGDSIELSSASPEVQQISQLLSLLRQGQLQPRPNFRGNKYSHRNGRYGGQDCSDWQSTKDSGHGESEAGDVDWEPGRDSPIDPQLEEGLNNLLNNADDVFSEVNDPAWMARLSLPLTGDYHDNVFVPTGPPSPESELLPRDALDSSSFSTFGKTSESDGALGGALLSEVSTLFEMLMTQKADAHPGPRPDVLYRLSAAYRRSLGMDGTATAATAAAPRHSGNTEKRSGLAAPSGLYQ; encoded by the exons ATGCTGCTGGCTCTGCTTCTGGTTCTGAGTCTTTGCTCTAACGCTCGCTCCTCCGAGCCGTCATCGATAACTATCCAGTACCGGGTTTGGGAGGAGCAGCCGACGGGAACTCGGGTCGGCCGTCTGGTCGATGACCTCCGGCAGAGGGACGAAGGCGGTTCTCTGGAGGATTTCCAGGTGGTGGAGCACGGAAAAGCCCTTCCCTTCTCCGTCAGCACTCGAGACGGGGTCGTCTCCACCCAGGGTCGGCTGGACAGGGAGGATCTGTGCCGTGGGTCGGATCTGTGCGAGCTGGCCTTCAGCGTCCTCTACAGGAAAAGTGGTGCCGTGAACTGTTTGCGGGTACGTGTGGAGGTGATGGACCTGAATGACCACAGTCCCAACTTCCCCAGCACGCTGCAGGAAGTGGAGATCTCAGAGACGGCTGGCCTCAGAATGCGAATCCCTTTGGACCGGGCCATTGATCCTGACGCAGGGCCTAATAGCCTCCAAACCTACTCGCTGTCCGTCAACCAACACTTTGCTCTGGATGTGACAGTCGCACCAGGAGGGACAAAGCAGGCAGAGCTGGTGGTGATCAAAGAACTGGACAGGGAGGTTCATGCCACATTTGACCTTACCCTGGTTGCATGGGATAAAGGGAATCCCCCCAGGTCCGGGAGCACATTGGTACGTGTTAATATTCAGGATTCAAATGATAACAGCCCTGTGTTTGAGGACAGCACTCCCACTGTGGAGCTATCTGAGGACACAGCCCGTGGGACAACCATCATCAACCTCAAGGCCACTGACCCAGACCAGGGTGCCAATGGGGAAGTGGAATATTCCCTCAGTAAGCACACACATCAAGATGTTCAGAGGCTCTTCTTTGTGGATCCAAAAACTGGAGCTGTGAGTCTCAAAGCACCTCTGGACTATGAGGCCCAGGCCTCTTATGAAGTAATCATACAGGCCCGTGATAACGGGCCAAATGCGATCCCCACGCACTGCAAACTGCACGTCAAGCTTAGAGATGTAAACGATAATGCACCAAGGATACACATGACCTGGACCCCACCCAACTCACCTGTGTCGACTGTGCTGGAAGGAGCACTCGAGGACACCTTCCTTGCTCTGGTGATGGTCTCTGATGCAGATTCAGGAGAAAATGGCAAAGTGAGAGCACAAATTCAGCAAGGATCTGGCCCTTTTCGCCTTAAACGTATCCACGGTGACAATTACATGATTGTAACAAATGGCAGTCTGGATCGAGAAGTGGTAATGCAGTATAATATCACTCTCCTCGCCCAGGATTATGGAGATCCCCCCCTCTCTTGTGTTAAACACCTGTATGTCCATGTTCTGGATGAGAACGACAATGCCCCGATGTTCTCCACCTCCCTCTATAAGGCCTCCTTCAAGGAGAACAACATGGCAGGCTACCACGCTCTCAAAGTTGAAGCCCATGATGTCGACTTGGAGTTCAGCGGCAGAGTTTCCTACTTCATACGCAACCCCAATGAAGTGGAAACTAGCCCACTGTCTTTCTCCATCCACCCGACCAGTGGTGTCATAAGTGTCCAGCATCCTTTAGACTACGAGGAATCCCACAGCTATAATTTAATGGTGGAGGCCGTTGACCAGGGTCATCCGCCTCTCACCAGCACGGCCTCTGTGCAAATCGACATTCAGGATGTGAACGACAACTACCCAGTCATCAAAGAGCCAAAACCCAGAAACGGTGTGGCTTCTCTAAGTGTACCTGTCAATACAGACAAGGGGGAGATTGTGACCGAGCTTGGGAATGAAGTGGAAGAGGGATCCACCCCTTTGCCAATCAATCACTTAGTCAGAGAGGGATTTGTTGGATTCCTTGCATCCACCATAAAGGCTGAAGACCCAGACTCGGGTCGGAATGGACAACTCAGCTACCTCATCGCTGATGAAAACCCTTATGGACTGTTCTGGTTGGATCAGGCAACAGGCCAGCTGTTTGTTAACACCACCAATGCTACTGAGCTAATTGGGAAAACCTTTAAGGTGAACATTGCTGTGTCTGACATGGGCAGTCCCAGCTTGGCCACCAAGGCGACTCTGGAGGTGACTTTCATCAATCTCAAGGATCATCTGAAGAACTCGTCACCTGGTAACCGCGGACAGCTCAGCTTCACCATGATGATGGCGATCTGCCTGGGGGCCACCTGCCTGCTGCTTCTGTTGGCCATCGCTTTGGTCACAACGTTCTGCCGCCCAGAGAAAAGGGACAGCCGGGCTTACAACTGCAGACAGGCCGAGTCAACCTACACCCGCCACCCGCGACGCCCACAGAAGAACATCAGGAAGTCTGACATCCAGCTAATTCCTGTCATCAGAGGGCGAAAGGATGACCCTCCTGAGGATGATAGTGAAGCCCAGCCACTGGCCCCGCCTCCAATGATGTCAGACGATCAACAAACTGAGAGGCAGTATACCTTAACGCCATCAGTCATGAACACAAGCTTCCATTCCCAAGGCTATCAGGAAGTGGATGCCACTCAACCTGCCACCCACCACTGCAGAACGCTTCGCAAACCTGGAAACATAGAGCTTGATGGCACGTTGCCTCTGACGCCCGCTACGTCATACCGGACTCTTCGGAAAGCCAGGAACCCTTCATCATCTTCCTCGCTCTCACAAACGAGCACCTTGAAGCGGCAGACTCACGCTGTAGGGGAGGAGGTGGAATCGTTAAGTTCATCCCAGGCGACTCTCAGGAGGCCGAGGACATCCGAAGGACGAGGGGGCCCCGACGCAGAACATCGGCAGATGCTTCGAAACCTGGTTCGACTGTCCATGGCTGCGTTTGGAGACTCCATCGAGCTTTCTTCAGCTTCCCCTGAAGTGCAG CAGATCtcccagctcctctctctcctccggcAGGGTCAGCTGCAGCCCAGGCCCAACTTCAGAGGGAACAAATACTCTCATCGCAACGGCAG ATATGGCGGTCAGGACTGTTCTGATTGGCAGAGCACCAAAGACAGCGGACACGGTGAGAGCGAGGCCGGAGATGTGGACTGggaaccaggaagagactcgcCCATAGACccacagctggaggagggaCTCAACAACCTGCTCAACaatgcag ATGACGTCTTCTCGGAGGTCAACGACCCGGCCTGGATGGCCCGTCTCTCTCTGCCACTCACCGGTGATTACCACGACAACGTTTTTGTCCCCACTGGGCCTCCGTCCCCTGAAAGTGAGCTCCTTCCCCGGGACGCCCTGGACTCCTCGTCCTTCTCCACCTTTG GTAAAACTTCAGAGAGCGATGGCGCGCTGGGCGGGGCCCTCCTGTCTGAGGTCAGCACGCTGTTTGAGATGCTGATGACGCAGAAGGCCGACGCCCACCCCGGCCCGCGGCCCGACGTCCTGTACCGACTCTCTGCAGCGTACCGCCGCTCGCTGGGCATGGACGGCACCGCCACGGCCGCCACGGCCGCCGCACCAAGGCACTCTGGGAACACTGAGAAGAGGTCGGGCCTTGCCGCACCCTCAGGACTTTATCAATGA